In Candidatus Vesicomyosocius okutanii, one DNA window encodes the following:
- a CDS encoding TlpA family protein disulfide reductase, whose translation MNIAQANNINDIVKSANDIWREERKIKVPNFYLTDLDDNIYTNKSTKGKYLVINFWATWCPPCLKEIPTFIKFYEKNKDRIIILGLNYEQADKIAIMEFTDTFMVNYPIVLFNDKNRTQFKKFGEIVGMPTTYIYGPNGNLVDYQIGEMNMKDLEKAISK comes from the coding sequence TTGAATATTGCTCAAGCAAACAATATTAATGACATTGTAAAATCTGCTAATGATATATGGCGAGAAGAAAGAAAGATCAAAGTTCCTAATTTTTATCTAACCGATCTTGATGACAATATATATACTAATAAATCCACCAAAGGAAAATACTTAGTAATTAACTTTTGGGCAACTTGGTGCCCACCTTGTTTAAAAGAAATTCCAACTTTTATTAAATTTTATGAAAAGAACAAAGATAGAATCATTATTCTAGGACTTAACTATGAGCAAGCCGATAAGATAGCTATTATGGAGTTTACTGATACATTCATGGTAAATTACCCTATTGTCCTTTTTAATGATAAAAATAGAACTCAATTTAAAAAATTTGGCGAAATAGTTGGTATGCCAACAACCTATATTTACGGGCCAAATGGTAATTTAGTTGATTACCAAATAGGTGAAATGAACATGAAAGATTTAGAAAAAGCCATTTCAAAATAG
- the arsC gene encoding arsenate reductase (glutaredoxin) (This arsenate reductase requires both glutathione and glutaredoxin to convert arsenate to arsenite, after which the efflux transporter formed by ArsA and ArsB can extrude the arsenite from the cell, providing resistance.), whose protein sequence is MSIIIYHNPKCSKSRTTLAILEQKNVDFEIIKYLENPPTINELKQLLIDLKLEARLLIRKGELEYKEKGLDDKHLTEDQLISAMVKTPKLIERPIVRTSKGVVIGRPPENIFSIL, encoded by the coding sequence ATGAGTATAATTATTTATCACAATCCAAAATGTTCTAAATCAAGAACAACATTAGCTATTTTAGAACAAAAAAATGTTGATTTTGAAATAATTAAATATTTAGAAAATCCACCAACTATAAATGAACTCAAGCAATTATTAATTGATTTAAAGCTTGAAGCTAGATTATTAATACGTAAAGGTGAACTTGAATATAAAGAAAAGGGTTTAGATGATAAGCACTTAACTGAAGATCAATTAATTAGTGCCATGGTTAAAACACCAAAATTAATTGAAAGACCTATTGTAAGAACAAGCAAAGGGGTAGTGATTGGCCGTCCACCTGAAAATATTTTTTCTATTCTATGA
- a CDS encoding glutathione S-transferase family protein has product MKLELISFKLCPFAQCAIILLNKQELAFELNYINSINLPNWFKQISPTGKVPLLKANDKIIFESSVITEFINDISKTNLHPSDPIKKAKNRSWIHFSSTLFDDLFDVITGDKEKFYTSKKSLFDKLSKIEAVKNNSQFFNGDDFSIIDATFAPIFMRLSWINKFTNNTLSFDRLTNIKAWSQDLLQVDIVKNSVVKNLDDVYYSNIETRKGHISTLFID; this is encoded by the coding sequence ATGAAACTAGAACTAATTAGCTTTAAACTTTGTCCATTTGCACAATGTGCTATTATTCTGTTAAATAAGCAAGAACTTGCTTTTGAATTAAATTATATCAACTCGATAAATTTACCTAACTGGTTTAAACAAATCTCCCCAACTGGGAAAGTGCCATTATTAAAAGCAAATGATAAGATTATCTTTGAATCCTCTGTAATTACTGAATTTATTAATGATATTAGCAAAACCAATCTACATCCTAGTGACCCTATTAAAAAGGCTAAAAATCGTTCATGGATTCATTTTTCATCAACCCTATTTGATGATTTATTTGATGTGATTACAGGTGATAAGGAAAAATTCTACACATCAAAAAAATCTTTATTTGATAAACTTAGTAAAATTGAAGCTGTTAAAAACAATAGCCAATTTTTTAATGGCGACGATTTTTCAATCATTGATGCTACTTTTGCACCAATATTTATGCGTTTAAGCTGGATTAATAAATTTACCAACAACACTTTATCGTTTGACAGGCTTACAAACATAAAAGCATGGAGTCAAGACTTATTACAAGTAGATATAGTTAAAAATTCAGTGGTTAAAAACTTGGATGATGTTTACTACTCTAACATTGAAACACGTAAAGGTCATATATCGACCTTATTTATTGACTAA
- the nadD gene encoding nicotinate (nicotinamide) nucleotide adenylyltransferase produces the protein MQKSLHSKLFKIIGFFGGSFDPIHYGHLKNAAQLKDKLRLSKLFLMPCDKPVHKKQLNFSINQRIDMLHLAIKEFNTLSIDTREIKQNKNSYTINSLKYIQSKYQNNSICLIMGMDSFNTLSSWEECQNFYQYCHLVIMSRPGILTYQKKYGFRLTNIINDLTKQKTGFIFFANNQMLNISSSTIQGKIKSQKNLSGLLPDSIINYINAL, from the coding sequence TTGCAAAAAAGTTTACATTCTAAGTTGTTTAAAATAATTGGTTTTTTTGGTGGATCATTTGATCCAATTCATTACGGACATCTAAAAAATGCTGCCCAACTTAAAGATAAACTTAGATTATCTAAATTATTTTTAATGCCTTGTGACAAACCCGTACATAAAAAACAACTTAATTTTAGTATTAATCAACGTATAGATATGTTACATTTAGCTATTAAGGAATTTAACACACTCTCAATAGATACTAGAGAAATTAAGCAAAATAAAAACTCTTACACTATTAACTCACTCAAATACATACAATCAAAATATCAAAATAATTCTATTTGTTTAATCATGGGGATGGATAGTTTTAACACACTTAGCAGTTGGGAAGAGTGTCAAAATTTTTATCAATATTGTCATCTAGTAATAATGTCCAGACCTGGTATCTTAACGTATCAAAAAAAATATGGTTTTAGATTAACTAATATAATCAATGATTTAACAAAACAAAAGACAGGATTTATCTTTTTTGCAAATAATCAAATGCTTAATATTTCTTCAAGCACTATTCAAGGTAAAATAAAAAGTCAAAAGAATTTATCTGGACTATTACCAGATTCTATCATTAATTATATTAATGCCTTATGA
- a CDS encoding MBL fold metallo-hydrolase translates to MNIQTFKEKTYTLEILYHIGVLEDSIHFIFDHSTKTCAIVDPAWNAPLFIQRIHDKGYTLTDIWLTHWHFDHTNAVDEIVEATGAKITVGVNEIHYLKINNLPDTVENNDTIFIGNTTAKIINTPGHSAGGICYLLDRHIIAGDTLFVYGAGHCSLPGGNIKELFNSMQKLKYIDNDVMLHCGHDYGSKINTTMGEQKQGNAFLLLDNEDDFVNYVNSMQQGKIPYPTGPLTQAEIKDML, encoded by the coding sequence ATGAATATACAAACCTTTAAAGAAAAAACCTATACACTAGAAATTCTCTATCACATTGGTGTTTTAGAAGACTCAATTCACTTTATCTTTGACCATAGTACAAAAACCTGTGCTATTGTTGATCCAGCATGGAATGCACCATTATTTATTCAAAGAATACACGATAAAGGCTACACACTCACTGATATTTGGCTAACCCATTGGCACTTTGACCATACCAATGCCGTTGATGAAATTGTAGAAGCAACTGGTGCTAAAATAACAGTAGGTGTTAATGAAATTCATTATTTAAAGATTAATAATTTACCTGATACAGTTGAAAACAACGACACTATTTTTATTGGCAACACAACAGCTAAAATTATTAACACGCCAGGACACAGTGCTGGTGGTATTTGTTATTTATTAGATAGACATATTATTGCTGGAGATACTTTGTTTGTTTATGGGGCAGGACATTGTTCATTACCTGGTGGTAATATTAAAGAATTATTTAACTCCATGCAAAAACTCAAATATATAGATAATGATGTTATGCTACATTGTGGACATGACTACGGCTCAAAAATTAACACAACAATGGGTGAGCAAAAACAAGGAAATGCTTTCTTATTACTTGACAACGAGGATGATTTTGTTAATTACGTAAACAGTATGCAACAAGGAAAAATTCCTTATCCTACAGGCCCACTAACCCAAGCAGAAATTAAGGATATGTTATGA
- the rluD gene encoding 23S rRNA pseudouridine(1911/1915/1917) synthase RluD yields the protein MSLLSIIIPNRFINQRVDVAMAQMLPNYSRTKITYWIKSGNALIHRKTFKPKEKVLGGEMVNLLIKTKKANSWLAEDAAIDVVYEDSEIIIVNKPVGLVTHPGASNWTGTLANALLHYDSSLANLDRAGIVHRLDKNTSGLMVVARSEYAQKYLTKQLQTHSISREYSAIVYGYMISGGSVDAPIGRDPKDRIKQAVVKDGKYALTHYRIIERFTHHTHVKAILETGRTHQIRVHLSFIGHPLIADPIYGGKVYFPKKADKQLTKALKNFNRQTLHAKKLTLTHPISGELMSWKMPLPQDMQDLLQILAKFDSC from the coding sequence ATGAGCTTATTAAGTATTATTATTCCAAATCGCTTCATTAATCAACGGGTTGATGTTGCAATGGCACAAATGTTGCCTAATTATTCACGTACTAAAATTACCTACTGGATAAAGTCTGGTAATGCTTTAATTCATCGTAAAACTTTTAAACCTAAAGAAAAAGTTCTAGGCGGAGAGATGGTTAATTTATTAATTAAAACTAAAAAAGCCAATTCGTGGCTAGCAGAAGATGCCGCCATTGATGTGGTATATGAAGATTCAGAGATTATTATTGTTAACAAGCCAGTAGGTTTAGTAACACATCCTGGTGCAAGCAATTGGACAGGAACACTTGCTAATGCATTGTTACATTATGATTCATCTTTAGCCAATCTTGATCGAGCTGGTATTGTTCATCGTTTGGATAAAAATACTTCAGGATTAATGGTTGTTGCACGTAGTGAATATGCACAAAAATATTTAACTAAGCAGTTACAAACTCATAGTATTTCACGAGAATATTCAGCCATTGTATATGGCTATATGATTTCTGGTGGTAGTGTTGATGCACCAATAGGACGTGATCCTAAGGATAGAATTAAACAAGCAGTAGTTAAAGATGGTAAATATGCGCTTACTCATTATCGTATTATTGAACGTTTCACACACCATACTCATGTTAAGGCAATTTTAGAAACAGGGCGTACTCATCAAATTCGAGTACATTTATCATTTATTGGACATCCACTTATTGCTGATCCAATATATGGCGGTAAAGTTTATTTTCCAAAAAAAGCAGATAAACAACTAACAAAGGCACTTAAAAACTTCAATCGTCAAACTCTTCATGCTAAAAAGCTTACGCTTACTCATCCAATATCTGGTGAATTAATGTCGTGGAAAATGCCATTACCACAAGATATGCAAGATTTATTACAAATATTGGCTAAATTTGATTCGTGCTGA
- a CDS encoding S24 family peptidase encodes MSDLDTPQEIFNTNCSTNSEPFALQNLGKYMIPEFSENCIVIIDPSMKIHNHAYTVVRYDMEIYFRQYIERGSRKFLICLNTQYDDIELKGEFTVVGCVIQQKQRKQKPLHYYHLNTSTKEMSFSASGTLKNNKEKQL; translated from the coding sequence ATGTCAGACTTAGACACACCCCAAGAGATATTTAACACAAATTGTTCAACTAACTCTGAGCCATTCGCACTGCAAAATTTAGGTAAATACATGATACCAGAATTTAGTGAGAACTGTATTGTTATTATTGACCCTAGTATGAAAATTCATAATCATGCTTACACTGTTGTACGATACGATATGGAGATATATTTTCGCCAATATATTGAACGTGGTTCAAGAAAATTTTTGATATGCTTAAATACACAATATGATGATATTGAACTTAAAGGTGAGTTTACAGTTGTAGGATGTGTGATACAACAAAAACAACGTAAACAAAAACCCCTACATTATTACCATCTTAATACATCCACTAAAGAGATGAGCTTTAGTGCAAGTGGCACGCTCAAAAACAATAAAGAAAAACAACTATAA
- the mutM gene encoding bifunctional DNA-formamidopyrimidine glycosylase/DNA-(apurinic or apyrimidinic site) lyase, whose product MPELPEIETIKRGLTSLIINQKVNKAILHRENLRWVIPKHLSTTLTNQLISTIDRRGKYLLIKFKVGTLIIHLGMSGSIKVVNTNTPLLKHEHFELQLKNGTSMRLKDPRRFGAVLFSKDGSHKLLDSLGVEPLKTSFYDGYLYQKSRNKQQNIKAFIMDNKIVVGVGNIYACESLFMAGINPKLKAGSISKTRYNVLTQCIKNILTQAIEAGGTTLQDFVQVNGNPGYFTQNLSVYGCKNKKCYRCKGIIIKFVQNQRSTFYCKKCQT is encoded by the coding sequence ATGCCAGAACTTCCTGAAATTGAAACCATTAAACGTGGGCTTACATCTTTGATTATCAATCAAAAAGTAAACAAAGCGATACTACATCGAGAGAATTTACGTTGGGTTATTCCTAAACACTTATCAACAACGCTCACTAATCAATTAATCAGCACAATTGATCGTCGTGGTAAATACTTATTAATTAAGTTTAAAGTAGGTACCTTAATAATTCATTTAGGTATGAGCGGTTCAATTAAAGTGGTTAATACAAACACACCACTATTAAAACATGAACATTTTGAATTACAATTAAAAAATGGAACAAGTATGCGCTTAAAAGATCCAAGACGTTTTGGTGCAGTGTTATTTTCAAAAGATGGCTCACATAAACTACTAGACTCATTAGGAGTTGAGCCATTAAAAACATCATTCTATGATGGATATTTATATCAAAAATCAAGAAACAAACAACAAAACATCAAAGCTTTTATTATGGATAACAAAATAGTAGTTGGTGTAGGCAATATCTATGCTTGCGAAAGCTTATTTATGGCAGGTATTAATCCCAAACTCAAGGCTGGCAGTATATCCAAAACTAGATATAATGTTTTAACACAATGTATTAAAAATATCTTAACTCAGGCTATTGAAGCAGGCGGTACAACTTTACAAGATTTTGTTCAAGTTAATGGCAATCCTGGATATTTCACACAAAATTTATCTGTATATGGCTGTAAAAATAAAAAATGTTATCGTTGTAAAGGTATAATAATTAAGTTTGTGCAAAATCAACGATCAACATTCTATTGTAAAAAATGTCAGACTTAG
- a CDS encoding urate hydroxylase PuuD gives MFDRINLVQCKILLGFILSVIIFFSFNYKIVEAQNLTHYGLIVWLHVLAGIVWIGLLYYFNFVQVPAMGQALSDTNGPGPAAIGKYIAPRALLWFRMSAITTWILGLVLLATKDAILSAFMLEPTFQIIGIGAWMGTIMVFNVWFIIWPNQQKILGVKSASDTAIVIAKKNAALASSVNVILSIPMLLTMLAWH, from the coding sequence ATGTTTGATCGTATTAATTTAGTTCAGTGCAAAATCCTTTTAGGCTTCATTCTATCAGTTATTATATTTTTTAGTTTTAATTATAAAATAGTAGAGGCCCAGAACCTAACACATTATGGTTTAATAGTATGGCTACATGTTTTAGCAGGTATTGTTTGGATTGGTTTGCTTTATTACTTTAATTTTGTACAAGTTCCAGCTATGGGCCAAGCATTATCAGATACTAATGGTCCTGGTCCAGCAGCTATTGGCAAGTATATTGCTCCTCGTGCTTTATTGTGGTTTCGTATGTCGGCAATAACTACTTGGATTTTAGGTCTAGTATTATTAGCAACAAAAGATGCTATTCTTAGTGCGTTTATGTTAGAACCTACTTTTCAAATTATTGGCATTGGTGCATGGATGGGGACTATCATGGTATTTAATGTTTGGTTTATCATTTGGCCAAATCAGCAAAAGATTTTAGGTGTGAAATCTGCAAGTGATACAGCAATTGTTATAGCAAAGAAAAATGCAGCATTAGCATCAAGCGTTAATGTGATTTTATCTATTCCAATGTTATTAACTATGCTTGCATGGCACTAA